A genomic segment from Mustela lutreola isolate mMusLut2 chromosome 15, mMusLut2.pri, whole genome shotgun sequence encodes:
- the LOC131816181 gene encoding keratin-associated protein 4-12-like, whose amino-acid sequence MVNSCCGSVCSDQGCGEESCCRPSCCQTTCCRTTCCRPSCCVSSCCQPSCCGSSCCRPSCCTSSCCRPTCCQTTCCRTTCCRPSCCVSSCCRPSCCGSSCCGSSCCRPSCCISSCCRPSCCGSSCCGSSCCRPSCCTSSCCRPTCCQTTCCRTTCCRPSCCVSSCCRPSCCGSSCCRPSCCGSSCCRPTCCQTTCCRTTCCRPSCCVSSCCRPSCCVSSCCRPSCC is encoded by the coding sequence ATGGTCAACTCCTGTTGTGGCTCCGTCTGCTCTGACCAGGGCTGTGGCGAGGAGTCCTGCTGCCGCCCCAGCTGCTGCcagaccacctgctgcaggaccacctgctgccgccccagctgctgtgtgtccagctgctgccagccctcctgctgtggctccagctgctgcagGCCCAGCTGCTGCACCTCTAGCTGCTGCCGCCCCACCTGCTGCcagaccacctgctgcaggaccacctgctgccgccccagctgctgtgtgtccagctgctgccgcccctcctgctgtggctccagctgctgtgGTTCCAGCTGCTGCAGGCCCAGCTGCTGCATCTCTAGCTGCTGCCGCCCCTcctgctgtggctccagctgctgtggctccagctgctgcagGCCCAGCTGCTGCACCTCTAGCTGCTGCCGCCCCACCTGCTGCcagaccacctgctgcaggaccacctgctgccgcCCCAGCTGCTGTGTGTCCAGCTGCTGCCGCCCCTCCTGCTGCGGTTCCAGCTGCTGCAGGCCCagctgctgtggctccagctgctgccgccccacctgctgccagaccacctgctgcaggaccacctgctgccgcCCCAGCTGCTGTGTGTCCAGCTGCTGCCGCCCCAGCTGCTGTGTGTCCAGCTGCTGCCGCCCCAGCTGTTGCTAG